The Anaerolineae bacterium region TGTCTGACTCGTAGAGTTCATGCTATAATTCCTTTTTGTGGCTGGCGAGGGCCAGCATTTTTTTAGTCAATAGCAAACAGAAAATTATTCCTGGTAAGTGAAAGTGACTTCTGGCTGGTAAGAAGTCTCTTTTTCTGCCAAATTGAGGTAGATAAAATGGCCCATGCAGTTGATTTAATCCAATCCGTTGAACATCAATCCCTTGAAAAGCAGCCGGGTGAACGACCGGAGCTGCGCATTGGCGATACTGTGAACGTCCACGTCCGCATTGTTGAAGGCAACCGGGAGCGGGTGCAGGCTTTTCAGGGGGTGGTGATTGCCATGAAGGGCAGTGGGATGAACAAACTCTTTACCGTCCGGCGCATTGCCTCCCACGGCATCGGCGTAGAGCGAACTTTTCTCTTTCACTCGCCGCGCATCGAAAAGGTAGAGGTTTTGCGCCACGCCAAGGTGAATCGCGCCAAACTCTATTTCCTGCGGGATCGGAGTGGCAAGTCGGCCCGCCTGAAAGAAAAGCGAATTTCGTAAATGGGCCGGCGATGGTGTGGGAGTTGACCGCTCGTGTAAATTAAGATTGGATGATGTTTGACCGAAATGAATAAATCATGGTCATCTCCAAGGTCGAATGGCTCTTTTCCTGATCTGCAAAAAGAAATAGCCCTGCTCAAGCAGGGCTATCGTTTTGTAGCGGGTCTGGACGAAGTTGGGCGGGGTGCCTGGGCCGGGCCGGTGGTGGCTGCCGCCGTGATTTTGCCATTTGACCGGCCGGAGGCGGTGGCAAAAACTTTGGCCGGCTTGCACGATTCCAAAAAATTAGGCCCAAATAGACGAGAAATTTTCTTTGGTTTGATCCAAAAAACAGCGCTGGCCGTTTCGGTGGGGATGGCCCCGGCGGCAATGGTGGATGAAAACAACGTGGTGGGCGCAACCCGTTACGCCATGCAGCAGGCGCTGGTCAATTTGAGCCTCTCCCCGGATTATCTTTTATTGGATTATCTGACCCTGCCCGACGTAATGCTGCCCCAACATGCTTTTCCCAAAGCAGATAACCTCTCGCTGACGGTAGCGGCCGCTTCGGTGATAGCCAAAGTAACCCGGGATCGGTTGATGGTTGAATTGAGCGACATTTATCCCGGTTATGGGTTTGACCAACACAAAGGGTATGGCACTCCGGCTCACCGCGCGGCTTTAATTAAACAAGGCCCCTGCCCCCTGCATCGTTTCAGCTACAAGCCTTTGGAATGTTTGACACTCTCAAACAATAATTAAGGCAATCTTCCGGCTTCAGTTGTAAATCAAAAGATTTCTCTCATTCGCCGGTAGCATTGGCGGCGGTGATGGGGCGAATGTACTGCACCAGAACCACAATTTGGGTGCCTAAAAATTGGCCGTGCTTGCGGTGATAAATAAAGCCGTGTCGCTCGTAAAATCGGCGGGCCGAGGCATTGGTTTCCTGAACCGACACAAAACATTGTTCCATGCCGGCCTGGGCCAGCGCGGCAAATCCCGTTCTAAGGATCACCGTGCCCACGCCCAGATTTTGATATTCAGGCAAAACATAAAGGCGAACCAGTTCGGCGCGGGCCTGGGTGGGGTGGTAACGGCGCAAAAAATGGCCAAAGCCAATCATCTCTTTTTTTAGCTCAACCACGTAAAACCAATGGCCGGGCGCATCAATGGCCCCGGCCAGATTTTCGGGGGTATAAGCTCGCTCTAAAAAATCGTTCCGATTTTCCGCAGAGATGGTGCCGCTGTACGTAATATTCCAGGTAACCCGCGCGATGTGAGCCACCTGGGGCAAATCGGCATGGGTGGCAAATCTGATAACCAAATGCCGGTGGGGCGTGGTTAGGGTATTGTTTTTTAGTTCGTTTTCCATGGGCAACAAAAAGTTCTTTCGGGTGATACGTTAATAATAGCACAAATTGCTGGATTAACGAATTTCCGAAAGAACCAATTGGCGGCCAGGAAAATCTTAGTTTTTACTCTTCCCTTACCCCTCCCACCCAGGAAGAGAAGTCGGATGTGGTAGGCAAAACTGTTCTTTCTATTTTGTAAATATTGGGAATTTGTAAGCCTGTACTGCGCGCAAAGCCGGTAACAACATAACCACGTTTAAAATACGTTTCAAAAATATCGCGGGTCGACTCGCGCCAGCCGCGCGCCAGACCAAGGTCCATTTTTTTGATGATATTCAGATCGTGGGGAATCTGGACCAGCAACACCGGGTCATCCATTTCTAAATCAGAAGCAATGGGACGAGGGAGATTTCTTTCCCAGGTAACATAGTTGACCACATTATACTTTTCTTCTTTGAGCCAATTTTCGGCCAGGGGACGCAGTTCTTTGCTGCGAATTCGCTGTCTGACCCGGTCGCTCATCAGTTCCCACTCCAGCAAAAAACGGTCGGTGGACAGGCCCACCTGGAGGGGGTTGCTGACCGCGCCGTAAATGTCGCGGGCGTAATGGCGTACAATGCCGCCCAATTTTTCAATATTCAGGCTGGCGTTTTTGCCCAACAGCGGATCATACGTCCACACAATCAGGTCAATGCCCCGGCGCAGCATGGCATCGCGTTGGGCCAACTTTAGCTTCATGCCAATGCCTTTACTTTGGTAACTGGGTAAAACGCCCATCCGTTGGGAAAAGAGGTATAACTTGGCCTCCGACATGCCCAGGTAGCCATAAACAAAACCCACCAGGTCGGGGCCGTCGTAAGCGCCCAGGAGCGTGCCGCCGTTGTGGGCGGCGGAGATGAGCTGGGTGTAGGGAAATACCATTAAATCGGTAAAACCCCAGGTGGCCCGTTGAATCTCATGACACCTGCGTAAGTCGGTTAAAGTGTTGATTGGACGGATTTTAATGTCCATCCCTGCCTTTTGTTGTTTCACGTTGCCGGGGATTAGCGTAAGTTTAACCCAAGTATATCATTCTTGAATCAAGACTGCAAGGGGAAAATTGTCCCGTCCTTCTGTTCCTGTCCGGGTGCGAGGTTAAAAATGTTATGGGGCCGGTTAAATGAAATCTTAGTTTGATTTTTACCGGAAATTGGATTATACTATTCGACAACTTTGTTCTTTAACTTGTGCGGGGTGTAGCTCAGTCCGGTTAGAGTGCTTGCTTTGGGAGTAAGAGGTCGGCGGTTCGAATCCGCCCACCCCGACAAATATCCAGGAAAGGGGTTTCCAATGACCGACGCCGTTCGACACCGGGTACTGTATATTGAAGATGACGAGAATCAGCGAGTGGCTATGTCTCAAATGCTCAAAATATTGGGTTATGAGGTAACCTGCGCCGAAAATGGGCAAGAGGGGGTTGAAAAAGCCGCCAGTTGGAAACCCGATATTGTTCTCACCGACGTGCGCATGCCAAAGATGAACGGCGATGAGGTCATTCGCGTTTTACGCAGCCGGCCGGAAACATGCGGCCTGCCAATTTTTGTCATCTCGGCCTTTACCGACGCCAAAACGCGCGGGACATGTAAAGAGGCCGGGGCCAATAAGTTTTACGCCAAACCCATTAATATTTACGAGATCAACGACGATATTAAATCGGCTTTGAATCATAAAAAACCGGCAATCTTAACAACTTAAAAATATGCGGGCATAGCTTAATGGTAAAGCCCTAGCCTTCCAAGCTAGTCATGCGGGTTCGATTCCCGCTGCCCGCTTTGTTTAAGCCTGATCCTAAGGGTCGGTCAGACCTTTAGTTTTACCAGGCAAACATAAGGGCCCTTAGCTCAGTGGTTAGAGCGGCCGGCTCATAACCGGTTGGTCGCAGGTTCGAATCCTGCAGGGCCCATGAACAAAGAAAACACCCGTTTTAAGCGGGTGTTTTTGATTCCAGAGTTATTTGGCCCAAAGCGCTTGGGCTACGGGTAATCCCACGTCAGCCATTCAACGGTCAAATTGCCGCCCAGGTCCCAGTCAGACACGTAAAACTTACCGTAACGGCCTTCGTTGGTTTTGTAGCAGCCGGTCAGCAAAACAGCGCCGCCGCCCACGTCAATGGGCCGGTCATAGGCGGCGGCCAGGCAGTCAGGCAGGGTAATGTCGCCGTAGGATTTACTGAGCAAAGCGCCGCTGGCCCCGCCCTTGGGGAAGAATTGCTTTTGCTGCCAGTCCCAATAAAAATCGGAAGCGGGGCCGACGTTGTCTTGCACCAGGCCCTGGTCAAAATCTATGCTTTGGGCGTGAACCAGGCGCGTTTTGCCGTCTCGCAGCACCGGCACGGGGGTGGGGGCCTGGCCGGCGACCGTGACGGTCAGCTCGGCCGTGGTTTCGCCGGCCTCGTTGCGGGCGATGAGGGTATATACCGTGTCTTGATCGGGCGAAACGGTTTTATGGCCCGGGGCCACTACTCCTTCTTCAAGGTTGTTGTAACGCAAATAGGCGGCCGTGGCATTGGCCAAATCCCAACTTAAGGTGACACTTTCGCCGGGAGCGATGGTGTAGCGGTTGGCCGTGAACGTGTAGATGGTTGGTTTGAGCGCGTCGGGCGTGGGCGAAGCCGGAGGTCCGGCGTTGCCGGGCGGGGGAGGGGTTTCCACTACCGGCACCGCGCCGGCGTTAACAGCCTCTGAAAACTCCCCGCCGGCGGCCACCCAGCCCCCGTTGCCGTTATCGGACGGGAAGACAATTTGCCACCAGTAAGCGCCTTCATCCTGGCCCGTGATCTCGGCGGATTGGCCCTGGGCTAAACGGCCGACCACGGGGTAATCTTTGCCTGGCCCGGTGCGGACATTCAAGGCCACCAACGCGGTGACAATGGGTTTAAGCCCCACTTGGTCGCCGGTTGAGGCGGGCGCCGGCGTGGGCACAACCGGGCGGGGCGTGGGCGTGGCCGGCCCGGCGATTGGCGTTTGCCCGGCCGGAGGCGCGGGCGGGGCGTCGTCCCCGGTTTCGGTTACGGTGACCACCACCTGCGCCGGCTCGCTGGAATCGCCGTCCAGGCTAAAAGCCACGGCCTGGATCACAAAACTACCGCTTTTCTCCGGCGTCCAGGTGTAGTCGGCCACAAAGGCGTTCACCGGCGGCGCAACGGTTTCCACATAGGCCGGCCGGCCGTTGATGGTCACTTCCATCTGCGCCACGCCCGGCATGTCGGTTGCGCCAAACTTTACCACCACGGCTTGGCCCACGTTAAAATGGCTCCCGTTTTCCGGGGCGGTGATACTGGCGACAGGTTTGTCCGGCTGGCCCGAGGTTGCGCCAAATGAGGCGCAGCTTGAGGCTGTCAGCAGCAACCCCAGGAGAAGCAGTGAGGTTAATATTCTATATCGCATCGTCTTCCTCCCGGTCAACAGCGCTTGGAGATTGTTCGTAAAGCCCTTGCCGGTCATTTTGACGTACTTTGATAATATCGCGGAACATCCGCGCGGTATCTTTAAGCGGATGCACTTTACTTTCGGTTTGATAATACCAGTGGATCGGCACTTCGATGATGCGATAGCGCTGTTTTTGGGCCAGGTATAGGATTTCCACGTCAAAGCCGAAACCGTTGAGAGTTTGGCGTAAAAAGAGGTCCCGAATGACGGAGCGGTGAAAACATTTAAAGCCGCATTGGGTATCTTCAAAACCGGGTACGGCCAAAACCTTGACCAGCCAATTAAAAGCTCGCCCCATCAGGTGGCGATAGGCCGGCTCATGGTAACGCACCGCTCCCGGGGCTTCCCGCGAGCCAATGGCTACCTGGTAACTGTTTTGTTGGGGCGGTAAAAATTTGGGCAGTTCCGTGATAGGCATGGCCAGGTCGGCGTCGCATAGAAGGGCGTATTCCCCTTTGGCTTGCAGCATGCCCATTTTCACTGCGTGCCCTTTGCCGCCATGCCTGGCCCGAATCAGCTTTATGCAGGGATGTTTGGCTGAAAACTGCGCCACCACTGCCGCGGTGCGGTCCGTGCTGCCGTCATCCACCACCAATACTTCGGTAGAATATGCCTGCGCTTCTACAAATTCGGCCACTTGGTTTAAGGTGCGAGGCAAGCGCGATTCTTCATTGTAGGCTGGGATGACTATGGTTAAAAAAGGGATGTGTTCTGGCCCGTTGATAATGTTTCTCCACAAATAAAGTATCAACCCAGGCGGGAAAAAGTATGATACACGTCCCTTTAGCTTTTGGCAAAATATATGCACCCCCTGAACTGGTCATCTCTGCCGGCCTTTGCTATAATAGCTGGTCAGAAGCACCAAATCTGCCGCCTCCGGGGAGCAAACACCTGTGGACATCCGAGAACTTATGGGCCAATATCACGCCGGGCAGCGCGATTTTAGGGGCGTAGACCTGGCCGGTTTTGTATTGTACGGCGTTAATCTGAGCGATGCCAATTTTCAGCGGGCCAACTTCAGCAAAGTGAAACTGCTTGAGGCCAATCTGCAAAGGTGCAACTTAAGCGAAGCTACGTTGAATGGCGCCAATTTGACCGGCGCTACCTTAAGCGAAAGTAACCTGAATTGGGCCAAATTGGTAG contains the following coding sequences:
- a CDS encoding GNAT family N-acetyltransferase — translated: MDIKIRPINTLTDLRRCHEIQRATWGFTDLMVFPYTQLISAAHNGGTLLGAYDGPDLVGFVYGYLGMSEAKLYLFSQRMGVLPSYQSKGIGMKLKLAQRDAMLRRGIDLIVWTYDPLLGKNASLNIEKLGGIVRHYARDIYGAVSNPLQVGLSTDRFLLEWELMSDRVRQRIRSKELRPLAENWLKEEKYNVVNYVTWERNLPRPIASDLEMDDPVLLVQIPHDLNIIKKMDLGLARGWRESTRDIFETYFKRGYVVTGFARSTGLQIPNIYKIERTVLPTTSDFSSWVGGVREE
- a CDS encoding ribonuclease HII; this encodes MNKSWSSPRSNGSFPDLQKEIALLKQGYRFVAGLDEVGRGAWAGPVVAAAVILPFDRPEAVAKTLAGLHDSKKLGPNRREIFFGLIQKTALAVSVGMAPAAMVDENNVVGATRYAMQQALVNLSLSPDYLLLDYLTLPDVMLPQHAFPKADNLSLTVAAASVIAKVTRDRLMVELSDIYPGYGFDQHKGYGTPAHRAALIKQGPCPLHRFSYKPLECLTLSNNN
- a CDS encoding SH3 domain-containing protein; amino-acid sequence: MRYRILTSLLLLGLLLTASSCASFGATSGQPDKPVASITAPENGSHFNVGQAVVVKFGATDMPGVAQMEVTINGRPAYVETVAPPVNAFVADYTWTPEKSGSFVIQAVAFSLDGDSSEPAQVVVTVTETGDDAPPAPPAGQTPIAGPATPTPRPVVPTPAPASTGDQVGLKPIVTALVALNVRTGPGKDYPVVGRLAQGQSAEITGQDEGAYWWQIVFPSDNGNGGWVAAGGEFSEAVNAGAVPVVETPPPPGNAGPPASPTPDALKPTIYTFTANRYTIAPGESVTLSWDLANATAAYLRYNNLEEGVVAPGHKTVSPDQDTVYTLIARNEAGETTAELTVTVAGQAPTPVPVLRDGKTRLVHAQSIDFDQGLVQDNVGPASDFYWDWQQKQFFPKGGASGALLSKSYGDITLPDCLAAAYDRPIDVGGGAVLLTGCYKTNEGRYGKFYVSDWDLGGNLTVEWLTWDYP
- the rplS gene encoding 50S ribosomal protein L19, translated to MAHAVDLIQSVEHQSLEKQPGERPELRIGDTVNVHVRIVEGNRERVQAFQGVVIAMKGSGMNKLFTVRRIASHGIGVERTFLFHSPRIEKVEVLRHAKVNRAKLYFLRDRSGKSARLKEKRIS
- a CDS encoding GNAT family N-acetyltransferase, with product MENELKNNTLTTPHRHLVIRFATHADLPQVAHIARVTWNITYSGTISAENRNDFLERAYTPENLAGAIDAPGHWFYVVELKKEMIGFGHFLRRYHPTQARAELVRLYVLPEYQNLGVGTVILRTGFAALAQAGMEQCFVSVQETNASARRFYERHGFIYHRKHGQFLGTQIVVLVQYIRPITAANATGE
- a CDS encoding response regulator, which gives rise to MTDAVRHRVLYIEDDENQRVAMSQMLKILGYEVTCAENGQEGVEKAASWKPDIVLTDVRMPKMNGDEVIRVLRSRPETCGLPIFVISAFTDAKTRGTCKEAGANKFYAKPINIYEINDDIKSALNHKKPAILTT
- a CDS encoding glycosyltransferase family 2 protein translates to MVIPAYNEESRLPRTLNQVAEFVEAQAYSTEVLVVDDGSTDRTAAVVAQFSAKHPCIKLIRARHGGKGHAVKMGMLQAKGEYALLCDADLAMPITELPKFLPPQQNSYQVAIGSREAPGAVRYHEPAYRHLMGRAFNWLVKVLAVPGFEDTQCGFKCFHRSVIRDLFLRQTLNGFGFDVEILYLAQKQRYRIIEVPIHWYYQTESKVHPLKDTARMFRDIIKVRQNDRQGLYEQSPSAVDREEDDAI